The sequence below is a genomic window from Micromonospora aurantiaca ATCC 27029.
CCTTGGCGCGGTCCAGCTCGGCGGCGGTCACCGGCACGGTGGCCAGCTCGTCGACCACCTCGGCGAGCCCGTCGCGCAGCCGCTCGGCGCTCACCCCGGGACGGGCCGTGGCGGTGGCGATCAGCGGGGCGGGCGCGTGCGCGAGGTCCACCCCGTACGCGCCGACCAGGTCCGGCTGGGCGATCCGCTCACCGTCGGCGAGCCGCTGGTAGAGGCGGCTGCCCCGGCCGCTGCCGAGCACGGTGCCCAGCACCGTGGTCACGTCGTACCCCTGGGTGCCGAACGGGTGGGTGCGGTGCGCGACGTAGACGCGGGGGGCGGGCACGTCGGCGGTGACTGTCTCCACCGCCGGGCGGCCGGTGGCCGGCACGGTGCGGCCGTCCGGCGCGGCCGGGATGTCGGCGCGCGCGGTGAGACCGCCGAAGTACTTGTCGGCGAGCGCGAACACCTCCGCCGCCTCTGTGTCGCCGACCACTGTGAGGACCGCGTTGTTCGGCGCGTAGTACGTGCTGTGGAACTCCTGGAAGGTGGCCAGGTCGGCGGCGTTCAGGTCGGCCATCGACCCGATCGTCGCGTGGTGGTACGGGTGGCCCGGCGGGTAGAGCAGCGGCAGCAGCCGCAGCCACGCGTCGCCGTACGGCACGTTCTCGTAGCGCTGACGGCGCTCGTTCTTCACCACGTCACGCTGGTTGTCCAGCGTCTCCTGGGTCAGCGCCGGCACCAGCCCGCCCATCCGGTCGGCCTCCAGCCAGAGCGCCAGTTCCAGATGCTCGGCCGGGACCGTCTCGAAGTAGTTGGTCCGGTCCGGGTTGGTGGTCGCGTTGAGCGAGCCGCCCGCGCCCTGGATCAGCTTCATGTGCTCGGTCTTCGCCACGTTCACCGAGCCCTCGAACATGAGGTGCTCGAAGAGGTGGGCGAAGCCGGTCTGTCCCGCCGGTTCGTGGCGTGAGCCCACGTCGTACCAGAGGTTGACCGCCACGGCCGGGGCGGTGCGGTCCTCGCTCACCACCACACGCAGGCCGTTGTCCAGTCGGGTCGTCTCGATCGGCCAGGGGAAACCGCTGTCGGGCATGAGACGACGCTATCCGATCTCGGAGGCGGAAAGGTGACACGCGCGCCGGAGCATCGCCGGTGCGCGCCGGGGTACCCGTGCGGGCATGGCCGCCACCGCACCCTCCGCCGCCGAGCGCGCCGCCGCCGCGTTGGCCCGGCTCCGGCACGCCCGGCTGCTGCATCCGGCCGGGCGCACGTTCGCCGGCGAGACCCGGATCTGGGGTACGCCGGGACCGCCGACCGGGGTGCCGCTGCTCGACCTGCCGGGCCGGTGGCCGGCCACGATCCGCCTGTCCAAGGGCGTGCCGACGCCGGGTGGCTGGCCGGACGTGCTGGGCGTGGCGGTACGGCTGCACCGCGATCCGGAGCCGCCGGTGGACCTGCTGTGGAGTTCCAGCGCCGCCGCGCCGGTGCTGCGGAACCTGCCGCTGCCCCGGCGGCGCTTCACCGGGACGTACACGTCGATCATGCCGTTCCGGGCCGGCGGGCGGCGGCTGTTCCTGGCCGTGCTGGCCGACCCGGAGTCACCCGACCTGGGTCGCGGCCTGGCCGAGGCCGGCGCGGCGGTGGCCGGCGACGAGCCCCGGCTGGTGCTGGCGGTCGCCTCGGCGGTGGGCCGGTGGCGGCCGTTCGGCGAGGTACGCCTCGACGACGAGCGCGGCGCCGCCGAGGACGCCGCGCTCGCGTTCGATCCGATCGGCAACGTGCCGCCGGGGTTGCGTCTGGCCGGCCCGCTGGCCCGGCTGCGGGACGACAGTTACCGGGGTTCCCGCCGGGCCCGGGGTGCCGGGCTCAGTCGGGCGGCTCGACGGGGGTGACGGTCTGCTCGGACGTGCGGTGCTCCAGCACCGTGTCGGGGGCGGCGTTCTGGTCCGCCTCGCGGATGTCGGACTCGGTGAGGATCGCGTCGGCCTGCGCCTCCGCGTCGTCGCTGCCGGCCGCCGCCTCCTCCGGCAGCAGATGCGCTCGGGACTCGATCCGTTCCTGGTCGCTCGGGTCGTGGCTCGTGGTCATGCCGATCACATACCCCGCGTTCCGCACTTCGGAACGACAGCGGGCTTTCCGCCGCGCGTCGGGTACGCTGGCCGACGTGACGCGGTCGTATCGATGGTTTAGGCAGCCGGCTGGAGGAGCCGGTGACTCGACCATGAGCTGACGTCACCACCTCTTCGAGCCGGCGGGCAGGGATCGATTTCCCTGCCCTTTCGTATGCGAGCAGCCGGCTCGATCCCCCGGACCCGGCACGGGGGCACGGTCGGCGGAAGGAATCCCCACCGTGACCACGTCCCAGGACGCCCATCGGGTCATCGACCAGCGCATCGACCGTGTGGTGCCGCTGACCACCCCGGCCCTGCTGCACCACCACCTGCCGCTCGAGACCCCGCTGGCCGAGGCCGTCGTGGCGGGCCGCCGTGCCGTCGGCCGGGTGCTGGACCGCGACGACGACCGGCTGCTCGTCGTCGTCGGCCCCTGCTCCGTGCACGACCCGGCCGCCGCCCTGGAGTACGCGGGCCGGCTGCGCGAGGCCGCCGCCCGGGTCGCCGACGATTTGCTCGTGGTGATGCGTGTCTACTTCGAGAAGCCGCGCTCGACGGTGGGCTGGAAGGGCCTGATCAACGACCCGGCGCTGGACGGCTCCGGCGACGTGAACACGGGCCTGCGTACCGCGCGGGCGCTCCTGCTCGACGTGCTGCGGCTGGGCCTGCCGGTGGGCTGCGAGTTCCTCGACCCGATCACCCCGCAGTACATCGCGGACACGGTGGCCTGGGGCGCGATCGGCGCGCGGACGGTGGAGAGCCAGGTGCACCGGCAGCTCGCCTCCGGGCTGTCCATGCCGATCGGCATGAAGAACCGCCCGGACGGCAGCATCGCCACCGCCGTGGACGCGATCCGGGCCGCCGGGGTGCCGCACGTCTTCCCCGGCATCGACGTCTCCGGCACCCCGGCGATCATGCACACCCGGGGCAACGCGGACGGGCACCTCGTGCTGCGTGGCGGGGGCGGCCGGCCGAACTACGACGCGGAGTCGGTGGCCGGGGCGCTGGAACTGCTGCGGGCCGCGGGCCTGCCGGAGCGGGTGGTGGTCGACGCCAGCCACGCCAACAGCGGCAAGGACCACCGCAACCAGCCGCTCGTCGCCGCCGACGTGGCCGCCCAGCTCGCCGCCGGCCAGCGCGGGATCGCCGGCATCATGCTGGAGAGCTTCCTGGTGCCGGGCCGGCAGGACCTGGACCCGACCCGGGAGCTGGCGTACGGCCAGTCGGTCACCGACGCCTGCATCGGCTGGGACGCCACCGCCGAGGTCCTCGACCACCTCGCCCAGGCCGTGCGGGCCCGCCGGGCCACGCTCCCGGCGCCGGCCTGAGCGGGGTTGGGGCGAGTTTGACCGGTTCGGTGCCGGGTAGGTGGTCGGCGTGACCGATGACGCGCCCGTGACCGAGCAGCCCGACACCAGGCCGCTCGACGACCTGCTCGACGACATCTACCACGGCCAGGAGCGGATCACCCAGGCGGACATCTACCGCCGGGCGGTGGCCGCCGAACTCCCCGCGGAGCTGCTCACCCGGATCGCCGCACTCCCCCAGGGCGAGTACGCGGCGGACGAGGCGGCGGATCTGCTGGGCGGCACGGTCGCCTGAGCCCCCGGAAGACCGAGAGGACGCGAGATGACCGATCGCAACCCCGACCACGAGCACCTGGCGGCGCTCGGCCAGCCCCCGGAGGGCGTCGACACGCTGCCGGAGCCGGACTTCGCCAACGAGCACGAGCGCACCGCTGTGGACCGGGACGTCGTCACCGGGGAGGACGAGGACGAGCGGGAGCCGGAGGCGTCGCGCGGCTGGGCCGGCGAGGACCACGGCACCACCCCCACCTGACCGTGGGAGACACGGAAAAGGGGGCCGGCGCGCGCCGGCCCCCTTTCGTGTCCTCGGGTCACGCCTCGTGGCGACCGCCCTCGGCCGCCTGCTGGGCGACCGCGTACCCCATCTGGAGGAAGTCGGAGGCGGCCACCGCGGTCAGCGCGGTGGCGACCAGCCGGGTCAGCCGGGGCGCCAGCACCAGACCGCCGGTGAGCCCGGTGGCCACCCACACCGCCAGGCAGAACGGGCAGCTCACCAGCTCGCCGAGCGCGTGCCGGGTCGGGCTGCCCTCGTCGCGGACCTGCTCCATCACCTCGCCGCTGCCGATCGGGTGGTCGTAGCGGGTGAACGGCGCCCGCAGCGGGCTGGTGATCGCGTCCTTGGACAGCAGCCGGCTGAGCTTGTGCGTGGCGATCGAGAGCAGCACCACGTCCGCGGGCGTGGGCCGCTCGGGCACCGGCCGGCCGGTCGCGCGGACCAGGCCGACGAGCGCGGCTGTGACACCGGCGTACGTGCCCATCGCCTTCAGGTAGCCCTCCAGCGGCCGGTGCTCGTGCGGTGCGTACGCCTGGCGCAGGCGCGCCACCTTCTGCTTCAGGCCACTCCCGGTCAACCCGGCCTCCTCGTGCTCGTCGTGCGGGCCGGGCTCAACCGGCGGTCAGGTTGTCGGCCACCTCGCGGTCGAGGTTGGCCAGGATCTCGTCGGCCAGGTCGTGGTCCGGCCCGGCCAGGTCCAGCCGCACCCGGGCGCCGCCCGCGCCGGCCGGCTCCACGTCGATCTCGGCGGACCAGTCCGCGGCACTCCACCGGGCCCGCATGTCGTCGGCGTCGACGACCTCGACCCGGCATGTGCCGGAGCTGCGCAGCCGCTCGGGCAGCCAGGCCGAGGAACGGTCCGGATCGGTGGCCGTGTTGAACACCACCTCCGGCGGCGCGGACATGCCGCGCTCGGCGTGGCTGGCCATCAGGCGTCCCGCAGCCGGCTCGGGTCGACCTCCCGGCCGGGGTGCCGGGCCAGGTACTCCGTCTCCAGTTCGGCGGTGCGCCGCAGGTGGTTGGCGAGCGCCGAGTCGGTGGCGTGCCGCAGCGTGTCCAGCCGGGTGCGGTGCAGGCTCTGCATCTCCCGGACCAGGTCGTCGTCACCCAGCTCCACCGGGTCCACCCCGAGTTGCTCGCCGTCCGCGTCGACGGTACGGGCGTGGTCGCCGTCCCACTCCGCGACCCGCTGTTCCGGGCTCGCGTCCCGGCGTACCGATTCGGTCATCGTCGCCCCCTCGTCTCGTTCGGGTTGGCACCTGTTCGGATGCCCAGCGGGCGTGTCACCAAACCCCGCCCGGACTACGACGCCGTGTCGGAGACGACCGGCGGCCCCGGTACTCTCGTTGGCATGAATCGGCTCTGGACACCGGCGTGGATCGTCCGCCACGTGGCCATGGTCGTGCTCGTGGCGGGTTGCCTCGGCATGGGTTGGTGGCAGGTCACCCGCGCCGCCGGGGGGAACGCGATCAGCTTCGGTTACGCGATCGAGTGGCCGGTCTTCGCCGGTTTCGTGATCTTCGTCTGGTGGCGTGAGGTCCGCCAGACGCTGCGCGCCGCCGACCCGGCGTCGGCGCCGGCGGAGGACACCGCGCCGTCGGCCGGTCCCGCGCCGTCGGTGACCGCCGGCACCCCGGCGGTACGCCGGCCGGTGCGCGTCGTGCGGGCGCCGTCCGCCCCGGCCGACGGGGCGGACGACGCCGAGCTGGCCGCGTACAACAGCTACCTATCCTGGTTGAACGCCAATCCGGGCGCCCGGCCCGGCGACTATCCCGGCTGAGGCCGGTGCGGAAGGACGGACGACGGTGGGCGGAGCCTTTACCCGGTACCGCGTGATCGCCTGGATCGTGGGCGTGGCGCTCGTGGTGCTGGTCCTGATCGGCATGCCGCTGAAGTACGGCTTCGACAACCCGAGCGTGGTGGCCGTGGTCGGCGTGGCGCACGGCTGGCTGTACATGCTCTATCTGGCGCTCACGTTCGATCTGTCGCGCCGGGCGAACTGGCCGCTGAAGCGGATGCTGCTGGTGATGCTCGCCGGCACCGTGCCGTTCGTCTCGTTCTACGCCGAGCGGCGGGTGAGCCACTGGGTGGCCGCCGAGGCCCGGCCGCGGACGCCGGAGCCGGTCGCGGGCTGACCGCGTCTCACCGGGCCGGCCGCCACGGCTCGGCCGCCGGCGGGTCGGCCCAGCCGCCCAGCCGCGCCGCCTCCCGGGCCCGCCCCAGCGCGCGGGCGACCTGGCCGAACTGCCGCTCGTCGTCGCTGCTGAACAGCAGCACCTCGGTGCCGCGCACCCGTCCCCACAGCTCGTGCGAAGGGGGCCGCACGCGGTCGCCGATCAGCACGAGCAGCAGCGGCACCAGCCCGACGGCGCCGAGCATGAGGTACGCCCCGGCGGTGAGCCGGTGCAGGCCGCCGGTGAAGCCGAGCAGCAGGCCGACCGCGGCGATCATCGCGGCGGACACGGCGACCGCCCGGATCGCGAGCCGGTCGTGCGGCCCGCGGTCGGTCCGGAGCTGGGTGATCTCGGCCACCGGCCAGCTGTTGCGGCCGACGGTGAAACGCTCGGCGGTGACGACGATGCCGGGCCGGGCGTAGAGCAGCCTGGGTGCGGCCGGTCGCGGCGAGCGGGGCGGCTGGGCGGCGGAGCGGTCGGTCTGCACGGCGGCCTCCCGGGAGCAGGGATCCCGTGGTGGGATTTCCCGTCCGGGCTTCATTGTGTTGGCCTCGCGCCACCTGACCTCGGGGTTTCGGCGGTCGCGGGGGTCATCGGCCCGGCCCTGCCCGCCGGAAACAGAGAACGATTTCCGTCTTTGTCATGACTTTGCCTGGCGTTGCCTGGCGACATCCGCCCAGAACGACGAATCGGGCGAGTCGCCTCATCCACCCACCGGTTCCCCCTCATCACTTTCCGCCACTTTGCCAACTTTCGCCCCTGCTTGAACTCCCGACTACTGCGATCACGGGTTAGGTTGTCCAGGTCGGCCCGGTCGACAGCCGTCCACCCGGACGGCCCCGGGCCGGTGTCGCCGGGTCGCGAACGTGCCCGGCGACCGGTGGGAGAGGAGCTTTCCGCTCTTGTCGTCCTTACGGATGCTGCTCCGCTCGCTGGCGGTGGCCGGCCTCTCGGCCGCGTTGCTCGCCCCGGCGCAGGTGGCCCGGGCCGAGCCGACCCCCGCCGAGCTGACGAAGCAGATCGAGAAGTCCTCGACTGAGCTGGAGCGAATCGTCGAGTCCTACAACAAGCTCAACGAGGACATCAAGACCAACAAGGCCACCGCGGCCAAGTTGGAGGCCCGGATCGGGCCGCTGCAGGAACAGGCCGAACGCAGCCGCGCCGACGTGGGCGTGCTGGCCGCGACGGCGTACAAGACCGGCGGCATGCGCACCGCGGCGGCCCTGCTGGACCCGGGCGGCCAGGCCACCCTGCCGGAGCGGCTGGGCACGCTCGACCAGCTCACCCGCCAGCGGCAGCGCACCATCAACAGCTTCACCGCCGACCAGAAGCGGCTGATCGACCAGAAGACCGCGCTGGACGTCACGCTCGCCCGAGAGGCGGCGCAGGCCAAGCAGCTCAAGTCCGCGAAGACGCGGATCGAGGCGGACCTGTCCGACCTCTACGAGATGCGGCGCAAGGCGTACGGGCGGGCCACGGAGGCACCCGGCAACCCCAGCTCGGCGGGCAAGCCGCCGGCCGTCTCCGGCGACGCCGGCACGGCGGTGCGGTACGCCTACGGCGCGGTCGGCAAGCCCTACGGCTACGCCCAGGACGGCCCCGGCAGCTACGACTGCTCCGGCCTGACGCTCGCCGCCTGGCGGGCGGCCGGGAAGTCGCTGCCGCACAGCGCGGCGCAGCAGTGGGGGGCCACCACGCGGATCAGCCGCAGCCAGCTGCAACCGGGTGACCTGGTGTTCTACTCCGGGCTCGGGCACGTGGCGCTCTACGTCGGCAACGGCCAGATCATCGACGCGCCCAGCGCCGGACGCAACGTCAGCAAGCGCGGCATGAACATCATGACGATCGCCGGCTACGGCCGGGTCTGAGCACCGCGAAGACGGCGAACGGCCGGCGTCCCCCTGTCGGACGCCGGCCGTTCGCCGTTCATTGTTACCAGGTCAGGCCGCCTGGAGCCCCTCCGCGCGAGCCAGCTCACGCAGCCGGCCGAGAGCCTGGATCTCCAGCTGGCGGATGCGCTCGCGGGACAGCGAGAACCGCGACGCGACCTCGGTCAGCGAGTGCTCCCGCCCGTCCTCCAGGCCGTACCGCGCCCGCATGATGCCGGCGGAACGGTCGTCGAGGTGGTTGAGCAGGCCCTCGATCCGCTGCCGCTCCAGGCCGGTCAGCACGATCTCCTCGGGCGACGGCGCGTCGCTGTCGGCGACCAGGTCACCGAGGTTGGTGTCACCGTCGTCACCCACCGGGGTGTCCAGCGAGACGGTGTCCTGCGACCAGCGGACCAGCTCGTTGACCCGCTCGACGGTCACGCCGAGCGCGGTCGCGATCTGCTCCGGCTCCGGGTCGCTGCCCAGCTCACGGGTGAGCTGCCGGGCCACGTTGCGCATCCGGTTGACGTCCTCGACCAGGTGCACGGGCAGCCGTACGGTCCGCTCCTGCTGGGCGATCGCCCGGCTGATGGCCTGACGGATCCACCAGGTCGCGTAGGTGGAGAACTTGAAGCCCCGCTCGTAGTCGAACTTCTCGACCGCCCGGACCAGGCCGGTGTTGCCCTCCTGGATCAGGTCCAGCATGGGCATCCCGGAGCGCACGTAGCGCCGGGCGATCGACACGACCAGTCGCAGGTTCGCGCGGATGAACAGGTCCTTCGCGCGCTCACCCTCGGCGACCAGCCGCTCCAGGTCCTCCCGGTCGACGCCGTCGGGGATCCGATCCTCGTCGAGCAGGTGCTCGGCGTAGAGGCCCGCCTCGATCGCCTTGGAGAGGTCGACCTCCCGGGCGGCGTCGAGCAGCGGCGTCCGGGAGATCTCGTGCAGGTAGACGCCGACCAGGTCCCGCTCCTCGGCGACCTCGTCGGTACGCATGCCGATGTTCTTGTCCACGATTGCCACGGTCCCCTCGCTCGCGCCGGTTGCCCGGTTCCTTGCCATCCCCACGTTCATCAGCCCTCCCCGTAACCTCCGCTGTGCCCGTAGGTGCTGACACCTACACAACAGATGTGACGCGTCGGGGATTCCATGTCGTGAGTCGAAACTGTCACGAATGCCTGAGTAGTAGCTGAGAGCCCGGTCCATGTTTCCTGTTACCGGCCCGGTTCGGGCGGCTCGCGGGCGCCGTTTTCGGCGCACACCGGAGCTGCGAAATCGCCGTTCGCCCATGGAATGGCACCATTGCCTGTTCCATGAACACAGCGAGCCGCGTCACCGAGTCGTTGCGATCCTGGTCACTGCGAGATACGCGCCTGCGGACCGGTCGGTTCAGCCGTGCTCAAGGATTACCCTCCGCCTCGTTGAACAATCCGTGCGGGAGGAGTCGTCCCCTCCCTGCACGTGATACGCGTCGCACCCGCCTGGCGGATGCGCCGGGCGGGTGGATCGGCGGTACGGGGCCGGCCCGCGGGCGGGCCGGACGGTCAGGAGGCGAGCAGTTCGAGCGCGCCGCGTACCTGGTGGGCGGAGCGGGCCAGCGCGGCCCGGGCGGCCGGCACCTCGGCGCCGGAGACGAGCGCGACGAGCGCGGTCTTGAGGTCGCCGTCGGCCTCCCGCAGGGCGACCCGGCACACCTCCTCGGCGCAGCCGGTGGCCTCCATGAGAATCGAGATCATGCGGCCGCGCAGTTTGGCGTTGGTCGCCACCATGTCGATCATGAGGTTCGAGTAGACCCGGCCCAGACGCACCATCACGGCCGTGGAGAACGTGTTGAGCACCAGCTTCTGCGCCGTGCCGGCCTTCATCCGGGTCGACCCGGTGACCACCTCCGGCCCGGTGTCCACCCCGATGAAGACGTCCACCGACGCGGCGGCCTCGGCCTCCGGATTCGCGCAGAGCAGCACCGTACCGGCCCCCTGCGCCCGGGACGCGGCGAGCGCCCCGAGGACGTACGGGGTGCGCCCGCTGGCCGCCAGGCCCACCACGAGGTCGCCGTGGCGTACGCACTCGGCGGCGTCGGCGGCGCCACCGCGCTCGTCGTCCTCGGCGTCCTCGACGGCCCGCCACATCGCGTCCGGGCCGCCGGCGAGGTGCGAGCAGAACCAGTGCCGCGGCGAGTTGAACGTCGGCGCCAGTTCGGCCGCGTCCAGCACGCCGAGGCGACCGGAGGTGCCGGCCCCGAAGTAGTGCACCCGGTGCCCGTCGCGCAGCGCGGCCACGGCCAGGTCGACCGTCTCGGCGATCTCGTCCAGCACCGCGGCGACCGCGGCCGGCACCCGCCGGTCCGCCTCGTTGATCACGGTGAGCACGTCCCGGGTGGACATCAGGTCGAGGTCGACGCTGTGCGGGTTGCGCCGCTCGGTCGGCGCGCCGACGCGCACCACCGGTCGCACCGCCGCCACGCCGTCCCGCTCCACCCGACCCGCCGTCATCCCCGCCTCCGCCCGGGGCCGACCCGGTGCGACTGGACCGCCTCGGCGGTGGCCTCCAGGGCCTTCTTCGTCCGGGCCCGGCTGCGGGCGGCCACACCGACGAAGAGGCAGTCGACCACTGTGAGCTGGGCCAGCCGGCTGGCGGTCGCGCCGGAGCGGTATGTCGTCTCCCGGGCGGCAGTGGTGAGCACGTGGTCCGCGACCTCGGTGATCGGCGAGCGCGGGAAGTTGGTCAGCGCCACTGTCGTGGCACCGCGCGCCCGGGCCTGCTCCAGCACCTCGATGACGTCGGACGTGGTGCCGGTGTGCGAGATGCCGACCGCCACGTCGCCGCGGCCCAGCAGGGCGGCGGAGGTGAGCGCGGTGTGCACGTCCGGAAAGTAGAACGCGATGCGGCCGATGCGGTGCAGCTTCTGCTGGAAATCGGAGGCGACGAAGCCGCTGGCGCCCGCGCCGTAGACGTCGATCCGGCCGGCCGCGCCGATCGCCTCGACCACTCGCTCGCAGACCGCCGGGTCGAGCTGCTCGGCGGTCTCCTCCACGGCCCGGGCGTCGTTGAACGCGATCGTGGCGATGATCTGGGCGAGGTCGGCACCCGGCGGGATGTCGCCGCCGACCACCCGCGCGTCCGGCGGCTCGATCCGGCGGGCGGCCTCGGCGGCGAGCCGGATCCGCAGCTGGGGGTAGCCGTCCATGCCGACCGAGCGGCAGAAGCGGATCACTGTCGCCTCGGACGTCTCGGCGGCGGTGGCGAGGTCGGTGATCGTACGCCGGGCCGCGTCCGCCGGATCGGCGACGACCAGCCGGGCCACCCGCTGTTCGGCCGGGGACAGCGAGGGCAGCAGGCCGCTGATGTGGACGATCAGTCCACCGGGCTCGTGACTCGCAGAAATCTTCGAACTCTTCGCCACGGATGAAACTTACTTTCACACGGCGTGAGCGTCAACCATGACACCGCGTATCGGGAAATTTACCGTCTTCCGTGCCCGCCGCCGGGCCAAGGATCCCATTGTCGCAGCCCCGCCGCCTCATCCGCTCCGGTCGAGTCACTCCTGCCGCCCGACGTGCCGGTCCGCCGTCGCGCGGCAGGGCCTGCCTGGTCGGCCTCGACCGGACGGGCCGGACGGCCCACCGGTCCGTCGGCAGGGCGGTTGGCTAGCGTGTGTCCATGACGGAACGCACGGTGCTGGTGACCGGAGGCACGGGTGGGCTCGGCGGCGCGGTCACCGCCGCCTTCCTCGACGCGGGCTGGCGGGTGGTCGTACCCCAGCGGGAGCCCGGGACGGACGACGGCCCGGTCCGGGTCGTGGCCGACCTGCTGACGCCCGAGGGGGCCGCGCGGGCGGTCGAGGCCGCGACCGCCGAACCGGCCGCACCGCTGCGCGCGGTGGTCAACCTCGTCGGCGGGTACGCCGCCGGCGCCCTGGTGCACGAGACCCCGGTCGAGGACTTCGAGCGGATGCTGCGGCTCAACCTGCGCCCGACGTACCTGGTCACCCACGCGGCGCTGCCGCACCTCATGGCGTCCGGCGACGGCGCGGTGGTCTGTGTCTCGGCCCGGGCGGCGGTCACGCCGTTCCCCGGCGCCTCCGGCTACGCCACCGCGAAGGCCGCGGTGCGGGCGTTCGCCGAGACGGTCGCGGTCGAGTACCGGCAGCGCGGCGTGCGGTGCAACACCGTGCTGCCGAGCGTCATCGACACCCCGGCCAACCGCGCCGCCCAGCCCGACGCCGACCACGGGCGCTGGGTGCCGCCGGCCGAGATCGCCGAGGTGATCCGCTTCCTGGCCTCCCCCGAGTCCGCGCCCACCAGCGGCGCGAGCATCCCGGTCTACGGGCGGGCCTGAACCGGCACCGGCCCGTCCCGCCCGGCGCCACCGACCGGGCGGCGCGGGCCGGCCGGAGCCGGGCCGGCCGGAGCCGGGCCGGGACCGGCTGACGGGTCGTCGGGCAGCCACTCGCTCAGGTGCGCCCGGATCCGGCGGGCCACCTCCTCCGGCGGGCCGGTGCCGTCCACCACCACGAAGCTGCCGTACTCCGGCAGGTCCCGGTACGCGGCGGCCGCGGCGGTCAGCCACTCCATGGTCTCGTGGTCGGTGCCGCGCCGCTCGATCCGCCGGTACGCCTCGGCGGGGTCGACGGTGAGCAGGAACGTCACCCGGGGCGCCGGGAAGATCCGGTACCCGGCCCGGGCCAGCCGCTCCCACCGCTGCCCGCCGTGTGCCCGGATGCTGGCGTACTGGCAGGCGGACCACCTGTCCATCACCGCGGTACGCCCGGTCACCAGACAGCTGAGCAGCGCGAGCGCGATGGCCAACCATCGCAGCACCGACTCGACCACGAGCAGGCCGTCGCGCCCGACGAGCCGCTGC
It includes:
- a CDS encoding SDR family NAD(P)-dependent oxidoreductase, whose translation is MTERTVLVTGGTGGLGGAVTAAFLDAGWRVVVPQREPGTDDGPVRVVADLLTPEGAARAVEAATAEPAAPLRAVVNLVGGYAAGALVHETPVEDFERMLRLNLRPTYLVTHAALPHLMASGDGAVVCVSARAAVTPFPGASGYATAKAAVRAFAETVAVEYRQRGVRCNTVLPSVIDTPANRAAQPDADHGRWVPPAEIAEVIRFLASPESAPTSGASIPVYGRA
- a CDS encoding dTMP kinase → MASSLRTRRGRARLRTVALIGIDGSGKTTQAHRLAQALTAAGRPATYHRNAGGRRWLGRIAQRVGRPDAQRLVGRDGLLVVESVLRWLAIALALLSCLVTGRTAVMDRWSACQYASIRAHGGQRWERLARAGYRIFPAPRVTFLLTVDPAEAYRRIERRGTDHETMEWLTAAAAAYRDLPEYGSFVVVDGTGPPEEVARRIRAHLSEWLPDDPSAGPGPAPAGPAPAGPRRPVGGAGRDGPVPVQARP